In Pelodiscus sinensis isolate JC-2024 unplaced genomic scaffold, ASM4963464v1 ctg34, whole genome shotgun sequence, the genomic stretch caatttaccctctggaccttacccacaaatcacgctgggccaatcctttagaatctatatctaaaggtttattattacaagaaagaaaagcttgagagtaaggttattaaagtacagtacgttacatgcaccgaatctcccagttctcgatgcaggctctagcagagatgttgcagctgctggttaaaagtccttattgcacatcctacgatcaggatgggttcccaggtcttccgggctcttcaatccctgcagtgctgcctctgggatgaagtgctgagctgagaaccaaatggcatcgaccacatggcctctttatactccttcctggcctcttccagtatgcagcaagtcacctggtcaggtttcctgctggctgccctcaggtgacaaatcccattctttgggtgtgtccatagcctattgagagtcattgttccacagggctttgctactcagcctgtccatagccatgcttaacccattcacagaaatattcagcttctacacagattacagatctacacacacagacattatatattcacataaacagtgtacacaggatcagaaaacaacaagctcccattcaataccccacatggctccctttcatacagatttctggggccaacacccccacctaggggtgcagcagcgatctggctgcttccctccaatttggtaatgtgacacccccaacgcaaaattgatgcaggaagtgatgccagtaacatcactgagggcatcacaggcctccccaaccaaaatggtggtgtgcctcagtttcccttcttacacaggaccttctggctggaaccctttttgtcctgtaagaagttccaagaccagttacaagtgttaaccaccaaatagcaacatcacaatgtccccttacataccatctgtcgtttggtacatctccagacagattacatggtattttcataagctcatgcacactgtataccgttacaattctctgcaacaataatccattggttacaagaattaacatcagtaacaagaacaatcctatatcaggtgtatactgaaattctccctcaggccccttctctggccccaccccattgcagttttggcccttcaggtttaaactgcaaatcttcttggccaaaacaagtcctgcccctcccccttgtcctctgggctccaggcctgaaacctctggcctgaccgagacaaagggctggctgggcgtgactccctggctcacaatggccctggaattctccccattcccccactcagtggggtaacagcagtgagctgtagactcccaagtctctcctctgtccacctccaacctctgtttccacatggaaccagatatccacttccctgattgagtatgagtgtccaccgtgtccagagatgggagcgtaactgccatctcctgcatcctagggagagtgaccacacagctgttctgctctgcatacttagctacccagcccttctcctgaatctgagacactaacttcccactctcctcactcacctgggaacaatcctgtcccacacacactgacttcccagcaagctggtcacccacagtcactgggttaaccgcctgctccagttctctggctgttcctgcctcctctggaacaaccctcagtccctccgagacctctccaccaccatccacactgggtttccctaaacccaagtcagtggagtcactgttaacagacaagttctgtctgtcaggcactgcaacaagggcctcacacaagaagctgctgccttttacaggcagagctttctcctgaatgccttctcccagcaaggccctgtcacctccctcagtcacagcaaactgcttgctacaagcactgccaggactctcctccctatgagcttccttaagcagcagttcacccttccctggctctgcagtagcattgccctgctgagccccaaccaattcctcctgcacttcccttactccctgagttatctctggcccctcaggtggattcacagataatcccctctcaggcacatagacagactcacaagagacagggtcagaggcatcttcactccctgtgcagctctctagatggctgtaaacgtccacaccatcattaggcaccagagttaacacaccctcattctctccttgtgcccgggctaaggggtctccctgctcccaccgagtagctcccccctctgccagcaacacagcagcatcaggcacaatatcagggtcaccactgtctggtctctggggttctggtaaaacactgactgactctacctgagtcacctcatccctctccccagcagacacaaaccttgggccacccccttcctgggccttagccatatccagacccaactctgggacaacaacactgctctcagccttcacaggctgtggggcaccttcctcagacaaaggaagaaactcttccccacacacagccagacaaccagagacagcttctcccttgtcccaacacccctggctaatctcaggcatacagctagccactgggacagcttcctttactgcccccttgctacttccaccagccaaattgccagcttgcacacactgtgcttcttcacacaaatcactttcagcttgtgcaggttcaattccacaaacctcaccagccaccagctcctcaactaaaacttcactctggccagccactccaggctgcctcagagaaacatttccccgatttctgggctcttcctgccctggttctgattccagcctcacctctgaggcatcagacgggccctcacccacaggctcacatatagagacactttccccttggttacagggagtctgaccagctccaggaaactttccatacccacatgcacccccttcccaaacctccctgttagctacaggtaacacaaaaggtttgcatttacacatgctttggggttgggtcatcacatcagctgggtaaaatacgtctgccatatcataagcataccccatacccacagagttatacattgaaccttcaggaggatacagtctctcttgttcttttagtctcttaagctggaggtcaagtctagcattttcctccttggctagggccatcttctttgcatgctctgcctcttccctcctctgtctctcagcatattctgcctttttctcctcaagttcccgatccatctccttctgtctcttagcaatttcttcatctgccttccgccttctttcagcagcctccttggcttgcttctgctccttttcatccacatctctggttaataacaacactaccagatctagtttagaggcccttttcctaaaggcaatgcctctccccaagcacaaatccttcagagcacttttgctcagactctcatatagttccgggatcatcgcagcggctctttaatcaaccaaactctcaacaccaaaaatcaaatttagacagcgtggggtcctgatcccaaagctcaattgaccaagatctgtggatcctgccgactacgccactgtgacagaccgggccttgtctgggcacagctgagtgcgtccgctcagggcgaattgctcaaatccggggttccttacagcccccgactggcgacctctccacacaggccaaaaaccagtctcacagagcgcttcagcagcctgcctgaagcctcccgagcaaaacccctccgacaccccagctatatccgtgccccagatggccccgggcctatacacaggtggggggtcctagcacccaatcccacctaccccgaacaagttctgtccggttccaagaaaccagccacagatccctggtcaatttaccctctggaccttacccacaaatcacgctgggccaatcctttagaatctatatctaaaggtttattattacaagaaagaaaagcttgagagtaaggttattaaagtacagtacgttacatgcaccgaatctcccagttctcgatgcaggctctagcagagatgttgcagctgctggttaaaagtccttattgcacatcctacgatcaggatgggttcccaggtcttccgggctcttcaatccctgcagtgctgcctctgggatgaagtgctgagctgagaaccaaatggcatcgaccacatggcctctttatactccttcctggcctcttccagtatgcagcaagtcacctggtcaggtttcctgctggctgccctcaggtgacaaatcccattctttgggtgtgtccatagcctattgagagtcattgttccacagggctttgctactcagcctgtccatagccatgcttaacccattcacagaaatattcagcttctacacagattacagatctacacacacagacattatatattcacataaacagtgtacacaggatcagaaaacaacaagctcccattcaataccccacatggctccctttcatacagatttctggggccaacacccccacctaggggtgcagcagcgatctggctgcttccctccaatttggtaatgtgacaggcagtccaaagcgcccccccccccccagctgtcctgTCTTCTGGcgccacagcagcccctggtggGCGAAACGTGGAACTGCAGCCTCTCCCGCTGCGGAGTCTATTATTCtccgggggcgggggatgggagggaactTCGCACTTCTGTTGCCTTTGTTAAAAAGCTggtggcctgcccccccccccggcccccgagCTGGGTGGGTCAGTCCTTTTGGAGTCAGCTGCTTTGCCCTCTCGCTTTCTCCTGCGCGggggatttcccctcccccctcgcccggCCCATGACagcgacagacagacagacggacggacccGCTCCTGGCTGGCCTAAGCTGTGCATCCATGGGACGCCCGCTCCTTAAGCGCTGCGGCCGGACCTGGTCGCCGCCTCTCAAAAAGGGGACAGGAGCGGGGTCTATAACATCATGAGGGGGCGGAGAAAGATTGACTTGCTCCCCTCGCACAATCACTGGGAGTCACCCAATGACacgaagaggcagcaggttttaacACAAACCCGAGGAAGGTTTTCTTCCcccagcgcacagccaacctgcggaactcctcgccggaggatgcgGGGACGGCTAGAACTTTCAGAGAATTCCCAAAAGGGCTGGATAGATTCACGGAGGTGAGGTCCCTcactggctgttagccaggctggggaaggagggcgTCCCGGCCTCTGTGTGTCCGTGGGCAGAGGGACGGGCCTTTGCTCTCACCCGGTCCGGCTGCTCTTAGGGATGGAAGGCACTGAGCGCCGCCGATGCTCTCTTGGTGCCGGGCCGGCCATGGTGCGCACCCGCCGACCGAGAGCTGGGCATGCTGCCGGGCctttcctacccccccccccccccccccccagtgtgagcccagggccaggcagcgaCTGGAGCCCTGCTGTCTGCTCCGGCCGGGGCGCCCCAGGACGCTGATGCccggtgtgtggggaggggcacctGGTTCCCGCCTGAGCGCCTCTGAATGGAGCCCGGAGCAGCTCCGgcgtcctgcctccagccccggctcGGGACGGGGGGGTCAGCTAGCCGGGCGCTGGGTGTCTGGgccggggcgcggggggggctcAGAGTGAGGACAGAGGGGCCTGGGGCCGCCCGGCAGCAGGTcacctgaccctcccccccccgcgccttTCACGGCCGCTTGGTGACCTGTTCCAGCCGAGGAGAGGAGGGCACCGAGGCCTAGTGGTTAGCGCGGTGGCTGCGGGGCTGGAACCCGCCGCCCGCCCCCTGCTCCACGGATCGAATCGGCCAGGTCCGTGTCCCACGGgagagaaacagcccccccccccgcgcgggaTGCGGCGCCCACATCCTGCCCGACGGCTGGGgctcagcaaggggggggggggcctctcctTCCCGAGCCCCTTCGATGGGGCTCGGCGCGCCTCCCACATCCGACCCTGCAGGCGCGCGGGGCGGGCAGCCCAGGAACCGGGGCGCTGGCTTGGAGCCTGCAGGGCCCGAGGAGTCTCCGTGGTGCCCCCCGGTCCGTGCCCGGAGCCCCAACCTGCCCCGCGCCCTCCTGCCGAGCCCTAAGACCGGGGCCCAGCGAAGCGGAGCGAACAGCCCCGAGGGCCGGGGCCCGGACGGCGCGGACACCCGCTCCCCCAGGCGTGAGAAACGCCAGCGCCCCGGTcccgcccccacccggcccctccccgcccagcgccAGAGATCCGCGCCCGGTGCCGCGCCGGCTTGCCCGATGGAGCTCGGGGGCGCAGCCACGCTGGCCCTGGCCGCCGGCGTTTCGTGCCTGGTTCTCCTCTGGGCCTGGACGCGGCCGGGACggagccgcctcctgccccccggccccactCCCCTGCCGCTGCTGGGCAACGCGCTGCGGCTGCTGCGGGGCGACCTGTTCACGTCCCTGATGGCGGTAAGTTGGGTCCCGCCGGGAAAAGCGAGCGGGGCGGGAGCGCGGGTACGTCGGGGCGGGCTGGCACCGTGCGCCCAGCCCCGCGCCTGGGAACTCCCCGAGAGCGCGCGGGGTTGCAGGACTCgagctggaaggggggggccccggctgggaagggggccccggctgggaaggggggggccccGGCTGGGAAGGGGTGATCCCGGCTGGAAAGGGGGGGCCCCGGCTGGAAAGGGGTGATCCCGGCTGGAAAGGGGGGGCCTCGGCTGTGCCCAGGCCCACGCGCTTGGCTCCGGCTTCGCTCGACATGCCAGCCAGCGTGCCAGCAGAGCGGGCTTTTGCTCCTCGCGGTCCACTTCATTTGGGGCCAGCCCCGGCTCGCTGAGGCTGGGCGACGGctggttccctgggggggggcggctggccccgatggggggagcgggagggtgaaaccagccaggagccaggagcaggcaaGACTCCAACAACGCTGAAAAGATGAGGCCTCTGCACGgggcctccttcccccagccactgggagccGAGAGGGCGCACCCAGCCCGCCCACGGAGTCGGCTGAGCAAGGGAGATCCAGGCTGCAcccacagggcagggaggagggagaacaccTGGGTTTGCACAGGGGAGCGTAGGGGAGCCCCAAAGCCAGCTCGCCCAAGGGTGGGAATGCGCGTTGGCCACCGGGGTGCGGCCGCCTGTGCCTGATCCCTGGGGGGGAAGCCTGGCCCGCCTGGTACCCAGGGACACGCCGCGTGTTCAGAGGCCCCTGCAGTCCTGACACTCCAGGGCTAGTGCCTCTAGCCAGTGTGCAACTTCTCCCCGGGAGAAAAGGTCATTCCAGAAATCACGCGCTGtagggaaagggaaactgaggcacgctctCCTAAGGCTGTCATGGCAACGCACCCGGATTCCTGCAGTAGGGAGAACAGGCTTGGCTACATTGCCCGGATGGGACTCGGATTCCAGGCATATGCCAGAGCTTGTACAGATAcagtcatcccccccccccccacgccgcgCTTGGCACGATGGCGTGAGACGTGTCGGAACCGCGCTGCGAAAGCCGAGCCCGCCGGGCTTGCGAAGGAGCGCGGCCGTACAGCTACTCCCGGGACGCCCCTTCCCACGCTGCAGCCGGTTGTAGACCGACGCGGCTTTCCGAAACCATTGCCGTTAGGCACGGAGATCGGAACCGGTGGGGGCGCGGGACCAAGCAGGGGAAGGCCCCGGGTCGCCCCGTCTGCATCCGCTTCGCCGGGGGGGCGTTACTGAATTCCACGGTGAACGGACCAACCACTGTTGCAACCGCTGTTCTCCGCGGGCACCGAAGCGGGTCCCAAATGTGTCAAGGGAGAGGCCTGGGAAAAGCTGGTGCGTGCCGGCAGCATTGCTGGGTGTGGCGTTCCTGAGCCGTGGCTCGGTGCCCCTGGGAGACCCGGGCAGACGTGGCCCGGCCTGTGGCCCGGCTGGCATCTCCGCGGCGCGCTATCGCGGGCGAACgcatcagggctggattacccaataggcaggccaagcacgtgcttagggcaccaccAAATCGGGGCaccaaaaaaagagattttacggtGTCGTTTTGTTTCTATTTTGAATTCCATATGGAGGGCAGCAGCATCTTTTCAGTGCTTGGGGCCTCTGATGGGCTTACTCCGGCCCTACTTGCCGGGATCTAGGTGGGTCCCCGCTCGGCCCACGCCCGAGGCGTCTCCggaaggggggaggtttgagCTGCAGCGCGACCCTTTCTCgaggtgtgatggcgcgttgggggtcccccgtctcctgcaccccgaaatggcacaaacagactgcaccagccggtggaatagaggaagtttattgcctctccaggatacagcacagcacagatggactctggtcacagagctgggctcggatgcctcaggcccccttgagatggggggagactgggcccctaaactccagcccctttccctaggctctcctccatgctcccagacagccagccactcactaaccctcttccagccctgccccccagccagggcagcatccaccttcctttgttcctctccatggggggtgtctggccactggtttgcacagtgactcatcctgttttgctgggtcctggtacccacggcagccagtgggggttaccccagagccagcagcatagaaaccagccaggtacccccactacgtcacacgaggcccctccgcctcccggTTGCGGCAGGCTCTGGTCTTTCCGCCTGCCCATTTGCACCCGTTCCCGCCGCAGCTGCGGGAGCAGTACGGGCCGGTGTTCTCCGTCTCCCTGGGCCCGCGGCGGGTGGTGGTGCTGTGCGGGCACGAGGCGGTGAaggaggccctggtggaccacgcCGAGGCGTTCGGCAGCAGGGGACAGATGCCTACGCTGGACAGAATCTTCCAGGGTTACGGTGAGCGGGAGGGCAGCCTCCCCCGTCCCCCCTTCCTGCGCCCCCTCGCCCGGGTCCCTCCTCGGGGATGGAGGAGAGCGACACGGGTCCCCCCCGGCcgggcacaacccagcccccagcccctgcccccgggcttGTTCTCGCGACCCCGCCGGGGGAAAGTGCTTCACGATGTTGTGCCCACGCGCAGGCTGCGGGGGGCGGGcagagtttgggggaggggggtgacggcgcgtcgggtccccccgatcctgcacccggagcagccagaacagactccgcccGCCAGTAGAACAGGGAGGGGTTAGTGCTTCTCCGGGACAGACgcgatgtggctacaggagtagGACCGgggtgcctcagcccccttggggcaggggtgcCTGGGCCCCTAGACTCCCGGCCCCCTGCTTCGTCTGTCCCCCTCGTGGTTCCCCCCAGCCgaaactgacccttcccccgacACCCGCTTCCTCTGTTCAGTCCCTGCCCTCTACAGGTAGGACCGGTGTCTGTGTGACCTCGggcccccgctgggcagtgctacagacaccggccagcaggggtcacccacagcccacacaggcctgcccactacatcCCCAGGGGTCCgggtttggggggcagcagggggttgGCGTtacagggctggggtgcaggcgtacccctggcggctcccaggccggggttccccatctctgcagacacCCTGCTCCCTGGACCCAGCCCTGGGCGCCACCTTCCCGCGGGGGCCCGGCGGTTCCTCGCTGTGGTCCTCATGcccgggctccttcctctccccctcaggGCTCCTCCTGGCCAACGGGGTGCGGTGGAAGCAGCTCCGGCACTTCTCCATCGCCGCCCTGCGGGACCTGGGCATGGGGAAAAGGCTCCTGGAGGAGCGGGTCGCCGCGGAGGCCCAGGCTCTGGTGGAGGAGATCGGGGAAACCAAAGGTTTGCGCCAGGCGggggccgcgggggaggggctgggttctCCGCGCCGCGGCTCCCCCCACGTGCAGCGGGGGGCTGTGGAGCCCACCAGTGGGGTGCCCTGGGGAGGTGACTAGTCCCCGCTGTGCAGCCCCggggaggccacgtctggagCTCTAGgcccccactgcagaaaggacGTGGGCGCGTCggggaggggccagcggagggcgatGGGAaagattcgggggctggagcgcgGGACCCACAAGGAGAGGCCGGGGGATCGGGGCTTGTCCCGTCTGCAGGGGagacgagggggggggggatgtgagagtcgcctgcagctccctgcgggggggtccaaagaggctggcgagaggctgttctcggggggggggcagaacgaggagcgatgggctcaccttgcgggggggggggtctaggttggagattaggacaaacgaTCTCCCCAGGcgggcgggggggcgctgggctgggttcccgagggaggggctggagtctcCGTCCCTGGGGTGTTTCGGTCCCGgattgaccaagccctggctgggccgaTGGAGTCGGGGCTGATCCCGCCCTGGGGGTCTCGGATTCCAAGTCCGTAAATGGGGAGGTTCCGGTTCCTCCCTTCTcggggtggggaaaggaggaggggtcCCTCGGGGCccgtcttccccccacccccgctgcccccctgtgcccactggcCCCGCAcggctcctcttccctccctctgccccggccGCTGACCCCGTCTGCCCTGCCGCCCAGGGTCTCCCTTCGAGCCCGGCCGCCCCGTCAGCCTCGCCGTGGGTAACGTGGTCGCCTCCCTCGCCTTCGGGCAGCGCTTCGACCCCCAGGACCAGGCCTTCCTGGCCTTGCTTGATGCCATCCGGGGCCTCTTCCGGGAGCTGAGCAGCCCCTGGACCCAGGTGGGTGGCGGCTGCTGGCGCCGCGGGGGGCCTGGGGTGGGAGCGCGtgcagggaggagagcagggatCCAGGCAGGATGgccaaagggatttaggtgcctacaaGTGCAGGGAGGGTTTTCAAGAGCCCCTAAGTGCCCTAGGCACCAACCCCCCGTGTGACTGGGGCGCCTgacccctccccgccctcctgcAGGGGGGCCTCGTCCTTCCCCCGACCCGCCTGCTGCCAGTGTCTCCCCCTGAGctccccccttcccagacccAAGTCGGACACAGGGGCCCCGGCGCTATCCCACCCTCCCATCCTGTTTGATGGAACACAGTCCCATTCCCGGCACGTCCCGCTGCCCTGGCGCGGCCCAACCCCCGCCCTGCTGTGCGCGAGAGGAGGCTGCCTGCCCATCTTCCCGTTGCGCAGTTCTTGAACCCACGGACTCCCAGGCGGGCGGGCGGACGCGCAGCCAGACAGACGCAcgctctccccacagcagcacagcaggggccGTGGGCCAGCACACCACATGGCCGCACGTCTCATTGTCTAGGCCTTCGGGGGAAGGGCAGCCTGGCTCTGAGCTGTCTCGGGGGGCCCCTACGAGCCCAGATCCAAGTGGGGATTCCCCGGTTTGCCCCCACTGGCAATTTCTTGGTCTCTGGGGTCTTTTCTaacagccccagctcctgcagcccgGGGCCTCAGGCAAGACACTTCGCCTGCCTCTTCTTTTCTAACATGAGCTTGCCCATGTGTGGGCGGAGAAACGCCCAACGGGCCACCCCGCCCGGCTGGCCAGCCACAGGATCTCCAAAGCCAGGAGTGGCCTGTCTCTAATCTCCCCGGCCGTCAGCCGCTCGTGTGGTTCCGGGGCCCGCCTCGGTGTTTGTCCTCTCCCGCGGGGCCACCCTGAGCCAGCTGTGGGAGCAGCCAGATGGGGTCGGCGGGGGGGTGGGCTCAGCTGGGACGGCCCGCCAGCTCCCTCGCTGTGTGGCTCACAGAGCGttctgcgccccccccaccgcagCTCTACGAGATGTTTTCAGGCCTCCTGCGGTTCCTCCCTGGCCCCCACAACCGGATCCTTGTGCACGTCGGGGTGCTGCACGATTTCGTCACTGGGCGCATGCGGAGGAACCAGGAGACCTTGGACCCCAGCTGCCCACGGGATTATATCGACGCCTTCCTCATCAAGATGGAAGAggtacggggcggggggggcggtaTCTTGGGGGGGTCTCCGATGGGCTCCGGGACGCCCCGACGCGGAGCCAGGGAGGCGAGGCCGCAGCTCGCTGGGCACTAGGAAGAATCCCCTTTATCTCCGTCGCCCGGGGCCCGTTTCTCCACCTAGCGCCGTTATTTACCCAAATGCCAAGTGGGCGCGGGAAGCGTCTTGTGCCCCCTCTCGGAATCCGTGGGCgggcagagatctcaggaggcgccgagtccagccccctgcccaaagcgggACCAGCCCGACTCCAtccgcccagccagggcttgggactgaaacacctccagggatggagattccacccctccctagggaacccagcccagcgcttccccgccTGCCTGGGGACTCGTGAGCTCGATTGGGTCTGGTGCAAACCTGGTCACAGACCTCGGGTTGCCGTTCGTCTCCCCGGAGTCGGAGCGTCCTGAGCGAGAGTCTGGGGGCTTTGTGTTGGTCTCCCCTGGCCAGGAAAAGCAAAACCCGCACAGCGAGTTCCACGCGAGGAACCTGACGCTGAGCACGGTGCATCTGTTCTTTGGGGGCACCGAGATGGTGAGCGCCACGCTGAGATACGGCTTCCTGCTCCTGGCGAAACACCCGGAGGTCCAAGGTACCGATGGCGCGGGGCGGGCCGCCCCCGTTTCATGCAGAGCGAGGGGTGATGGAGAGGGAGTGGCCGAAAATCTCTCTGGCACAGCTTGCTGAGCCAGCCCACGGAGTCGCCTCCGTTGGAGTTTTGGAAACTTTCCGGCCCTGCAGATCGGGAGGGCAGGGCCGCGTCGGGATGGAACCGAACGGGCTTGGACTCAAAACGATTTTCTTTTCAGCACATTACGTTTTCGGGCAGGGAATTCCCATGTTCGTTCGTGGCTCTCGGGTCACTTTGGAGGGGAAACCGATTTGGGAAACACCACGTTTCCCGTCCAAGGGACGTGCCGGCCCCTGCTGGAGGGGGCTACCGGCTGTTCCTCAACCTGGGCCACTCTGGGTGGGGA encodes the following:
- the LOC142823880 gene encoding cytochrome P450 2G1-like isoform X2; this translates as MAVEEHACVCVCVCVCVCLCPSHLLCVRDTQSTIILVPDADCQREATETLSSCVVVRVSLSAWCLSGRRPGQEATRRGRGLRRGAKISGMSPRFQRTANLRNSSPEDAGTARTFREFPKGLDRFTELREQYGPVFSVSLGPRRVVVLCGHEAVKEALVDHAEAFGSRGQMPTLDRIFQGYGLLLANGVRWKQLRHFSIAALRDLGMGKRLLEERVAAEAQALVEEIGETKGSPFEPGRPVSLAVGNVVASLAFGQRFDPQDQAFLALLDAIRGLFRELSSPWTQLYEMFSGLLRFLPGPHNRILVHVGVLHDFVTGRMRRNQETLDPSCPRDYIDAFLIKMEEEKQNPHSEFHARNLTLSTVHLFFGGTEMVSATLRYGFLLLAKHPEVQGKVHEEIERVVGRDRSPAAEDRSRMPYTQAVIHEVQRFCYVLPLGIPHAVSRDTQFRGYTLPKGTDVLCALGSALRDPGHFRDPERFNPGNFLGEDGRFQKNPAFMAFSAGKRICLGEGLARLELFLFLTTVLQRFALTWPGDPQEIDLTPQGSGFWNLPPEYQICAVPR
- the LOC142823880 gene encoding cytochrome P450 2G1-like isoform X1, which encodes MGLGAPPTSDPAGARGGQPRNRGAGLEPAGPEESPWCPPVRARSPNLPRALLPSPKTGAQRSGANSPEGRGPDGADTRSPRREKRQRPGPAPTRPLPAQRQRSAPGAAPACPMELGGAATLALAAGVSCLVLLWAWTRPGRSRLLPPGPTPLPLLGNALRLLRGDLFTSLMALREQYGPVFSVSLGPRRVVVLCGHEAVKEALVDHAEAFGSRGQMPTLDRIFQGYGLLLANGVRWKQLRHFSIAALRDLGMGKRLLEERVAAEAQALVEEIGETKGSPFEPGRPVSLAVGNVVASLAFGQRFDPQDQAFLALLDAIRGLFRELSSPWTQLYEMFSGLLRFLPGPHNRILVHVGVLHDFVTGRMRRNQETLDPSCPRDYIDAFLIKMEEEKQNPHSEFHARNLTLSTVHLFFGGTEMVSATLRYGFLLLAKHPEVQGKVHEEIERVVGRDRSPAAEDRSRMPYTQAVIHEVQRFCYVLPLGIPHAVSRDTQFRGYTLPKGTDVLCALGSALRDPGHFRDPERFNPGNFLGEDGRFQKNPAFMAFSAGKRICLGEGLARLELFLFLTTVLQRFALTWPGDPQEIDLTPQGSGFWNLPPEYQICAVPR